One Archocentrus centrarchus isolate MPI-CPG fArcCen1 chromosome 14, fArcCen1, whole genome shotgun sequence DNA window includes the following coding sequences:
- the LOC115791906 gene encoding odorant receptor 131-2-like, translating to MSYVTQSQTNITVGLQYRGILEVLSPSVPITGSCCVFLFINGLMLHILRSKPVFRETACYILLYNLLFADTVQMLLSQLLYLLSVCRITLTYPVCGFLIMIATVTTGISPLTLVVMSLERYVAVCYPLRHAAIITIRNTALAIIIVWAISSLNVFIRVILLLTFPFEDLESLQMKDTCSPTPLLLNPISDHYDKAYTCVLFVSAAVAVTCSYIGVTIAARSASTDKASAHKARNTLLLHLIQLGLSLSSTIHGPLAAVSSKVLDRITYLRILNILYVFMMLLPRCLSPLIYGIRDQTIRTMLMYHLCCRAIKQ from the coding sequence ATGTCTTACGTCACTCAGTCTCAGACTAACATCACTGTTGGACTGCAGTACAGAGGGATACTGGAAGTTCTATCGCCGTCTGTTCCAATTACAggatcctgctgtgtgtttctctttattAATGGGCTCATGCTGCACATCTTGAGGAGTAAACCAGTGTTTCGTGAAACAGCCTGTTACATTCTTCTTTATAACCTACTTTTTGCAGATACTGTACAGATGCTCTTGAGTCAATTGTTGTACTTACTGTCTGTTTGTAGAATCACACTTACATATCCTGTATGTGGTTTTCTGATCATGATTGCCACTGTTACAACTGGGATCTCTCCTCTCACACTGGTGGTGATGTCTCTGGAGAGATATGTAGCTGTGTGCTACCCACTGAGACACGctgccatcatcaccatcagaaACACAGCACTAGCTATTATCATAGTTTGGGCCATCAGTTCACTAAATGTTTTCATTAGAGTGATTTTGCTGTTAACTTTTCCATTTGAAGACCTAGAGAGTTTGCAGATGAAAGACACTTGCTCTCCCACTCCTTTGTTGCTCAACCCAATCTCTGATCATTATGACAAAGCTTACACTTGTGTTCTGTTTGTATCTGCTGCTGTGGCCGTCACTTGCTCCTATATTGGTGTTACAATAGCAGCCAGGTCGGCCTCCACAGACAAAGCTTCAGCCCATAAGGCTCgtaacacactgctgctgcaccTGATACAGCTGGGCCTCAGTCTTTCCTCAACGATTCATGGTCCTTTGGCTGCAGTGAGCTCAAAAGTCCTTGACAGAATAACATATTTACGTATCTTGAATATACTTTATGTGTTTATGATGCTTCTTCCCAGATGTTTGAGTCCTCTCATCTATGGCATTAGAGACCAAACCATCAGAACCATGCTCATGTACCATCTGTGCTGTCGAGcaataaagcaataa